A single window of Rubripirellula lacrimiformis DNA harbors:
- a CDS encoding PAC2 family protein, which produces MTDSPQLDRPWLIAVWPGMGHVALSAGYYLMSKLGMNQFAQLTPGQLFDVDTAIVKEGLIQSPHRPHSRLFAWKAPPGGRDVIVFIGESQPQFGKLAFCERLIDFARDQGVERLFTFAAMATEMQPGSEARVFAAATQQPVLDAMANFDVQILDDGHIGGLNWNQSQTRVKRRRAKIRSWLHSFHQKPNSASNRCSKSPAKIVAERLS; this is translated from the coding sequence ATGACAGACTCACCACAACTCGATCGCCCATGGTTAATCGCAGTGTGGCCCGGCATGGGACACGTTGCCTTGAGTGCCGGATATTATTTGATGTCTAAACTGGGCATGAACCAATTTGCCCAACTGACGCCCGGCCAACTTTTCGACGTCGACACAGCCATCGTGAAAGAAGGTCTGATCCAAAGTCCGCATCGACCGCACAGCCGGCTATTTGCATGGAAGGCACCGCCGGGCGGCCGCGACGTGATCGTATTCATCGGTGAATCGCAGCCGCAGTTCGGCAAACTGGCGTTCTGTGAACGATTGATCGACTTTGCCCGCGATCAGGGCGTCGAGCGACTGTTCACGTTCGCCGCGATGGCAACCGAGATGCAACCGGGCAGCGAGGCTCGCGTTTTTGCTGCCGCGACGCAGCAACCAGTACTCGATGCCATGGCCAATTTTGACGTACAGATCCTTGACGATGGTCACATCGGAGGACTCAATTGGAACCAGAGTCAGACGAGGGTGAAGAGACGACGGGCGAAGATTCGCAGTTGGCTTCACAGCTTTCACCAGAAACCGAACAGCGCATCGAATCGTTGTTCCAAATCGCCAGCAAAGATCGTAGCCGAGCGTTTGAGTTAA
- a CDS encoding DUF2267 domain-containing protein — MTGTMTYHGMCAVLHALRDRLTIHETADFAAQLPMLIRGMFYEGWQPDQIPVKHRSKEAFLGHVCEAFPDDQSVDPEKLTRAVLKMVASHVGKREMDDIQAIIPKPLRELFPKL, encoded by the coding sequence ATGACTGGCACAATGACCTATCATGGGATGTGCGCGGTACTGCACGCCCTGCGCGACCGATTGACCATCCACGAGACTGCTGACTTCGCCGCGCAGTTGCCGATGTTGATTCGCGGCATGTTCTACGAAGGCTGGCAGCCCGACCAAATACCCGTCAAACATCGGTCCAAAGAAGCGTTCTTGGGGCATGTCTGCGAAGCGTTCCCGGACGATCAAAGCGTGGACCCAGAAAAATTGACGCGCGCCGTTCTGAAGATGGTCGCGTCTCATGTCGGCAAACGAGAAATGGACGACATCCAAGCCATCATTCCCAAGCCGCTACGTGAACTGTTTCCAAAACTGTAA